The genome window ATTTGTTGACATTTAGAAAGATTCTGAGCTATATTATTGAATTGTCAAAGTACGACTTGAATTATGATGTGCGAGATCGTGCTTGTTTCATATTAAAACTTATGTCTCACAATTTGACCTTGTCATCAGAGGAAGCGATTACGTCATTTGCACTGCAGAATGGAGGGATTCATCATGAGTTTGCGGAAAAGATTTTTAGTGGAAAAATACATTCGGGGATAGCAAAAAGCTTGCGGATTTACCTTCCTGGATCTCTGTCACAGATTGTTTTTCATGCTGCTCCTGGTTATGAACCTCTTCCTCAACCTCGTAGTCTGCATGCTAAAAATATCAATCTCTGTACAGAGTTTGGCTATGAGACCAAGCAACCAGATCTGAAAATGGACAAAAGCAATTCATTTGGAACAGATGACCCTGATATATCTTCTGGATCCTTATTTGAAGAATGTGGCTCTGTCTACGATTTTCATCATTATTTCATTAAGTCAGATGGTGAGGACATAACTTCAAGTAATTCAAATGAAATTGAACATTCTTCTTCGGAGAGTATGCGTGATACCTGAGATGACAGAGAAAACACTCTAATTAATATTTCTTATGCTAGTGCTGATTATGATCAAGCAAGTCAAAGTGCCAAGGAAAATTTATCTGCATTCATCTCTACAGGTTTGGCAGAGTTGATATCTAAGTCATCATTGGAGTCATGGCTGGATGAGCGACCTGGTTTGACATCCACACAGATGCCTCAACAACCTTCTGGCAGAATATCTATTAACAATCTTAATTGTACTGTTACACCTAagctccacatgctgcttgatccTACAAATAGTAATGGCTTGAGGGCGGACTATGCCTTTTCATATGAAATTTCAACTGTATCACCAGTACTAGTACTAATTGAGGTTTTTTTTTTAGAACTGCACTTCTGAACCATTAGTAACGATAGCATTGGAAGATGGAGAATCTACATCGGGTGCAGATTCTCCATTCTTCATATCAACTGCTGAGAGAAACTGAAAAGTGCTCTCATGTTCCATGTCACATTATCTGTTTgttatttgaattttgattttaatttttgagtATAGTAAAATTTGCATCGTATGAAATTTATTAATTGGTCATCCCTTATATACTCAagatgttctttttttgtttcatttgtagcctGCTTCCAACTGATATTGTTCCATGTATACTTTCTATTGAAGAGATTGCCTCTCTAGATCCAAGTCAGAGGGTGAAGAAAGTCATTCAAGTCCGTTTCCATCATCATCTTCTGCCATTTAAGTTGGCTGTGTTATGTAATGGGAAAAAGTATTTGACAAAGCTGTGGCCTGATATTGGGTATTTTCTTAGACCGCTCTCCATGAGCTTGAATGCATTTATAGAGAAGGAACGACAATTACCTAGGATGTTTGAGTATTCAAAGAGGTCAGTGTATTCCTTTGTTCTGATTTTGAAGTTTTTCATTGTTGAATATCCTTAGTGGTAGTCTGATGACTATAATGTGTGAAAGAACTCTTAAATGTAACTCAGATTATGAACAGAGTAGGAACAGTTCTCCATGTTAAGTGAAAAATGTACAAActaaaacatgctttattccttcTAGTATATCTGGGGTGGCAATAGGACATTGAAAGATGCAAAATATGCTGGTTACTGTTGATCTCATTTTAAGTTTAATGTATTATCATCTAATCACCTCTGACTATGGAAATTCAGTACATAATAAGACAATTATAAATTGACAGCAGTAAACACATTACTTGTATACATATTTCAtttgaaaatttatatttttttcaatagtGTTATAACTTAAATTCATATTTTTACTAAAAATTAAAGCATCTGTAAGCTTCTAATACATTGTCATGATAGTCATTTTATCCTTCTGCCgctaaataaaatacaaatttaTACTAAAAATGTTCGATCAATTTAACCTAGACACCTCAGCTACCTGGTGCCTTGGAAATCAAGAAAAGCTTGGAACTTCTTGATGCTTCATTTCCATATTTTATGACACTATTACCAGTAAAATGGACAAAGTGAGGAAAAAAATGAAGCTAATAGTCACACATCTAAGATGGTCTCTTATTTTATGACTATTGTACACATAAATTTGTCAAACTAATAAGTCTTGTGTACACTTAAATTATAAGCCCTCTTATATGTGTAGATTTGTCCCTACATATAGACAAAATCTGTGCCATATATCCATTTTAGACTGGTTATTATCTGTTCCTTGGTTCGTGTAGTCATAACCTGCCACCATATATATCAACCAGGTCATAACATATTTTATCATCTTAGGCAACAGAAAGAGGAAAAGGTGATTTTTCTTAGGTTTTTATAGAACATGGAGTTTTATATCAATTACCGATCAACAGAAAACTGGAAGCATGAACAGTTGTTTGCAGTAGTAAACATTTACCATTTGCTGTGCGGGATTGAGATATTGGAGAAACTTCTTTCAAAGGTTTGCACCATTTGCTGTTGAGCAAAGTTTCACCAATTTCGTGAAATTATTTGTAACAGGTGCACCTTCAGGGACCACATGGAGAAGATCGGCAGCGAGAAGGATGAAAGTTCACTTCATgctgataaaattattttaatatctcaAACTTTAGAATCTAAGGTTCTCAGCAATTCTAATGTTTGCCTTGTAGGCATGGACGTCCCAGTTTCTTACATCATCAATGATGCATCAGGCCTGTGCATATGATTCAGTGGGGAAATATTGAGTAACTCGAGACCATGCCTGATTACTACTTCAGCTGAGGGCAAGTTCTCTGAACCTCTGGGTATCATGGTCAAAATCAACTGTGAAGATACTGTTTTCAGCCTTAACCTGCTGAACAGAGTGGCAGCATTTCGACAATGAAAGCAGAATGTTGATGATTCCCTCCGTTTCTTTCCACCTTTCTGCCTTGTTCAAGGGTCAGGTTGCAGCTCCGTCAAGAGGCACATTGTTCTGTATCCAGATTCCAGTGTATCATATAATCCAAGCGATTGTCATCTGATGGGTGAATGGATGGTTCATCCGTTCAGGCCTATTCGTGAAAGCCAGTGTGGAGATTTAATTGGTGGTGTTGCGAGTCGACATTTTTGTTTCTTTACCCTACTTTTGCGGCTAAGTCGGACTGCAAATCTCTCACTTCTGCTTGGGTTCATGCAGTCGACCTGAGCGATGGGGATCAGATTGGTTGTGTATATTTTCTCTTTACCTTGTTTCCTTCTTGTCAAGCATGTACAAGACTATCTATACCTATCAGAATGCTTCTGTGGCAGATTCTTGTGGAGTGCCGAGAACAAAAAACAATGGAAAATATGTTGAATGAATAGAGGATGATTCATGCCGAAAACACGGAAGAATAGTGGTGTATTAGAATTGTATCAGatgtttaaattaataaatatagcaGTCAATGTTGGTGTTTTCAGATTGAAGGTGGAAAAAAGATCCTATGAGatgtttataaataatatatggcTTCATTAGAACCTTTTATTAGATAGAAGATGTCAGCTGTCCGATACATGAGGAGGAGGATAATGGCTACTGAATTATAatacaattatttatttttttaccagTTAAATTAATTAATGCTTTCGAACTCTCAATCTTTCATTGGTGAATTCGATACGCTACTTGCCATGTGATCAACATTTTATGACATCACGAGATCGTGAACCTTAAATCTCGAATCTATCCCTATCCCGTCAACTACCTCGGGGGAATTGTCCGACCTTAATCCTCCTTCGATTAGAAGAAGCTTCAACGCCCTCGACCATCTCCGGTGCAACGTGTAATAGAAGCTACTTTGGTGCGGTTCTTCGTGTCCAAGTGTACTCGTTTGAGGTCCGCCTTTCCGACTCCATCGAGGAGGAGATCTCCCCCGAGCCCTGAAGCCCCCTCCAAATGGGGAGAATAGCCGTCGCCGCGGTGGTCAGTTTGTGGGTCATTCCAATCTCCGTCTTGGTCGATCGAGTCGTCCCCGATCCCTACATGGTAGCTCACCCGTCCGTCTCCTGCTTCTCATCCCGTCTTGTTTTGGTTTTCGGTCACGCACGGTAGTTGTTCGGCGATATTCCTCTCTAACTGTTGTTGTCTCTTCTCCTGTCAGGATGAGATCTTTCACATCCCTCAGGCGCAGCGCTACTGCAGAGGGGACTTCGGGACCTGGGATCCCATGATCACCACTCCTCCCGGCCTGTGAGAACTCCACACGTTTATCCTCTTCCTTTGATCTCTCATGATGACAATAAACGATACACATCGAAGTTTCATAAAGCATATATCTTTTGATGCGTTATAGCTTCTCTTGTGTCTGTTGGAATTAGCAGTGCTTTTGATGCGCaagttcttattttaaataaatgaATCAACTATGTGCTGAAGCTGTGACTTTTTTGTGATTTTTCAGGTACTATCTTTCGCTCGTTTACATTGCGTCTTTGTTCCCGAGCATGTGGTTCGCAAAATTTGCCTCAACAATGTCTTCAATCTGTTCCGCTGAGATTCTTCGATCTACTAATGCTTTTGTGGCAGTCATCTGTagtgttttaatttatgatttgcTCATCCAGTTAAGACCCACTCTCGATGAAAAGAAGGCAACAATTTATGCTATTCTACTAGCATCATATCCACTTCACTGGTTCTTCACATTTCTGTATTATACAGATGTTGCTTCACTAACCGCAGTTCTTGCAATGTACCTGGCTAGTCTAAAAAGGAAGTACTGGCTCAGTGCGATGGTATGGATTCCAATTATCAACATGATTTTTTTGGTGTTAAGGTCACCTTTACATCATTCATGTTCTAGTTATTATACTATTCAGGATTAATTCATGTATGAAATTCCATTGCATAATAACTGCTGCTTCTCACTATAATTTATTGTTCCATGGCCTCCTGTTTGTGATACGTTGACTGTCTTAATAGCCTTGTTCTTGAGCCAAATGGTTCATTCGATTCCTAGATTCCTCCTTTCTTTTTTTACTATTAAAGACAAAAGTCTTATATttgtttcaaaaatataaatttgttATAATGGGAACTGAGGATTAAATCATCTCCATTCACACTTAAACATGTTTATGGATATGAAAAATTAGTCATGATCATACTAGAGCTCATAGTGATGTGAAGTTTTCGCTCTTGCTAGCTTAGTAACTTTAACTTGAATAGGGTATTTCTGAGGCGAGTGGTATAGGTGAGCCACCATCTATGGTCCACTAATTGTAGACTCACATGTGCGCCTAAATGCATGCTTGTTGAGACATACTCTTGAAACTGTAGGCTTTAAACACATTACAATTTCTATACTAGAAAATAAGACTCTTACATAATTGAATTGAATCAGCAATAATTAGCAAATTTTGCTTGCTTATCAATTCAAGAGGATTGATATAAGATTATAGCTTGAGCCATGGCACATAAGGAAAACCACATGTAATATTGAGTTTGCAATGATTCTCACGAGCCATTTTCTTAAAAATAGCATGAGGATAGCAACAGAAAACAGTACCctgtcataataacttggaggactATTCTTACTGATCTATGACAAGAAAAATGCTGTCTTAAAACCAGTCCACTTTAAATAAGGAATTAAGGATGCTTGTCTTATCAGTTGTGAATTGATGTCTGTGTAAATGTTTGCTTTGAGATTATATTTTAGTTTTGCTTACGGAGAGGTGCAGAGAAGAACAATTGTGGTGGATTCCTTCTGCATTCATTATTCTCTTACACTCTCATCATGCAGCTTGGTGCTTTGGCAACAATGTTTCGGCAAACAAATATTATATGGATGTTCTTCATTGCTGCTAATAGTGCTGTTTCTTATGCCGAAAACTTATATGGACAAGATTCTGTACTACAAAACAAACATAAAACAATGCTTGAGGACAATGATCTTCTGTCCGACAACAGAAGTACTCCAATTTCTTCAGGGTTGAGAAAGCGAAGGATGCATAATTCCTCCAGCAACAGCCAACAATCTGTGTTCGAAAGAAGTAAATTTTCTCTGCACCATCCTCCAGGTACTGTAGAAACTGTTGTAAATAGAATATATGTTCAACTCGGGTGTCAGCTTTTGTTTTCTGAAAATTCTGTCAAAGATATATCTCAAGCCATAATTAAGTAGCATATGTCCAGAATAGTTTGTTCTACTATATCAACTGGCACATATAATTTCGTCATTCTGAATGTGACATTGAACTATTGGTCATTAGAAAATGGTATGCGTTCAAGCAGTCTAACTCTAAATAGTGCAATAGTGCACATGCTTTTCTGATTTGTAGCAGTTTTAAACTTGCTGTTTTTCTTTCTTGAGATATTGGTCCTTCTTTTAAATTGATAAATGGAACGTA of Musa acuminata AAA Group cultivar baxijiao chromosome BXJ1-7, Cavendish_Baxijiao_AAA, whole genome shotgun sequence contains these proteins:
- the LOC135678848 gene encoding dol-P-Glc:Glc(2)Man(9)GlcNAc(2)-PP-Dol alpha-1,2-glucosyltransferase-like isoform X3, whose amino-acid sequence is MGRIAVAAVVSLWVIPISVLVDRVVPDPYMDEIFHIPQAQRYCRGDFGTWDPMITTPPGLYYLSLVYIASLFPSMWFAKFASTMSSICSAEILRSTNAFVAVICSVLIYDLLIQLRPTLDEKKATIYAILLASYPLHWFFTFLYYTDVASLTAVLAMYLASLKRKYWLSAMLGALATMFRQTNIIWMFFIAANSAVSYAENLYGQDSVLQNKHKTMLEDNDLLSDNRSTPISSGLRKRRMHNSSSNSQQSVFERSKFSLHHPPGAKEAHPVSPHFAQMLYFGLCCAAALGPVHFTQATCLYQSFRKNKIFYSFQVLLALVIGFIAVFFFSIAHPYLLADNRHYPFYLWRKVIQVHWLMKYLLIPLYVYSWSFIISILGERQRRIWVLSYVIATALVLVPAPLIEFRYYTIPFYFLILHSKIGKTSNWLLIGCLYAVVNIFTMYLFLFRPFHWDHEPGTQRFIW
- the LOC135678848 gene encoding dol-P-Glc:Glc(2)Man(9)GlcNAc(2)-PP-Dol alpha-1,2-glucosyltransferase-like isoform X1, yielding MGRIAVAAVVSLWVIPISVLVDRVVPDPYMDEIFHIPQAQRYCRGDFGTWDPMITTPPGLYYLSLVYIASLFPSMWFAKFASTMSSICSAEILRSTNAFVAVICSVLIYDLLIQLRPTLDEKKATIYAILLASYPLHWFFTFLYYTDVASLTAVLAMYLASLKRKYWLSAMLGALATMFRQTNIIWMFFIAANSAVSYAENLYGQDSVLQNKHKTMLEDNDLLSDNRSTPISSGLRKRRMHNSSSNSQQSVFERSKFSLHHPPAGFFDEILDVISKLWNLKWKVAIAFAPFVMVLLAFVTFVIWNGSIVLGAKEAHPVSPHFAQMLYFGLCCAAALGPVHFTQATCLYQSFRKNKIFYSFQVLLALVIGFIAVFFFSIAHPYLLADNRHYPFYLWRKVIQVHWLMKYLLIPLYVYSWSFIISILGERQRRIWVLSYVIATALVLVPAPLIEFRYYTIPFYFLILHSKIGKTSNWLLIGCLYAVVNIFTMYLFLFRPFHWDHEPGTQRFIW
- the LOC135678848 gene encoding dol-P-Glc:Glc(2)Man(9)GlcNAc(2)-PP-Dol alpha-1,2-glucosyltransferase-like isoform X2: MGRIAVAAVVSLWVIPISVLVDRVVPDPYMDEIFHIPQAQRYCRGDFGTWDPMITTPPGLYYLSLVYIASLFPSMWFAKFASTMSSICSAEILRSTNAFVAVICSVLIYDLLIQLRPTLDEKKATIYAILLASYPLHWFFTFLYYTDVASLTAVLAMYLASLKRKYWLSAMLGALATMFRQTNIIWMFFIAANSAVSYAENLYGQDSVLQNKHKTMLEDNDLLSDNRSTPISSGLRKRRMHNSSSNSQQSVFERSKFSLHHPPGFFDEILDVISKLWNLKWKVAIAFAPFVMVLLAFVTFVIWNGSIVLGAKEAHPVSPHFAQMLYFGLCCAAALGPVHFTQATCLYQSFRKNKIFYSFQVLLALVIGFIAVFFFSIAHPYLLADNRHYPFYLWRKVIQVHWLMKYLLIPLYVYSWSFIISILGERQRRIWVLSYVIATALVLVPAPLIEFRYYTIPFYFLILHSKIGKTSNWLLIGCLYAVVNIFTMYLFLFRPFHWDHEPGTQRFIW